A region of Leishmania donovani BPK282A1 complete genome, chromosome 7 DNA encodes the following proteins:
- a CDS encoding phosphatidylglycerophosphate synthase-like protein, with the protein MPTLLVYLVILAIAAGVTFALFGEVGEADVAPADALELFATATPTASGATTFSLEATAEAKTGGDDCGARKSHAAPGDESGIAHIQSLLMKCGVPPQQQEMISFLGRHCCVLPVKSHTVRVLNHPAVFYEELKKRVMAAQRSITLSALYIGDGPLSRAFVACLEERVRWAAAGGHPFSITILLDYNRMQDRKNLVSLKTLMELAQQTASTAPLPVDAAIAGASASSPTTRSPSTLGSSSIFADGERDAEEDEAVRGDSADGASATTTTTAAAASTGVRVRLFLYQNPSKWNGVFAPFGRAKEVLGVQHTKIFVFDQRHTILTGANLSDDYFATRMDRYMIVEDNVLVARWFTQLVRTANRMSHPVVCRKEFAEQLTSGADTCASRTPNKSGALGHSSAAFLSSRMAAATANGSAPEPLQSPLRWVVEKVSRAVSPPLTSLVSQREGSPTLHRKSDLVILANALQMDPSVDTEAFCARANALLHDFAAWARRLCAAAKVDWGCYDTFLFPTVQAGRAGVYHDSVIVKQLLRLSTAEDHIFLASPYLNMHASFVDEVLHGTSYVDCITASVQTNGWNGQKGMAGRIPLFYLQLERSFYYLMKAYNCLRRVHIREFSVKGLTFHAKGLWFMGRRCCSGAAAAAASPPGKDGEGDARQRHDDRGADAAAADPCPPESISAPYLVAYGSTNYGYRSVHKDVEAEAFLLTTNDALRETLRQELLFLLQQSVPVTEAQFVGAAMGRFQPVISLIAHLGHDFL; encoded by the coding sequence ATGCCTACACTGCTCGTGTacctcgtcatcctcgccatcgccgccggcgtcacgTTTGCGCTCTTTGGCGAGGTCGGAGAGGCGGACGTGGCACCAGCGGACGCGCTGGAGCTGTTTGCTACTGCGACCCCCAcggccagcggcgccacaaCTTTCTCGCTGGAGGCGACTGCCGAGGCGAAGACCGGTGGTGACGACTGTGGTGCTCGCAAGAGCCATGCCGCGCCGGGAGATGAGAGCGGCATAGCGCACATCCAGTCGCTCTTAATGAAGTGCGGCGTGCCacctcagcagcaggagaTGATATCCTTCTTGGGCAGGCACTGCTGCGTGCTGCCGGTAAAGTCGCACACCGTCCGCGTGCTGAACCACCCCGCCGTCTTTTACGAGGAGCTGAAAAAGCGTGtcatggcggcgcagcgctccATCACACTCTCGGCCCTCTACATCGGTGATGGGCCCCTCTCGAGAGCCTTCGTAGCATGCTTGGAGGAGCGCGTGCGAtgggctgcagcaggcggacACCCGTTCTCCATCACGATCCTACTTGACTACAACCGCATGCAGGACCGAAAGAACTTGGTTTCACTGAAGACGCTGATGGAGCTGGCACAGCAGACGGCGAGCACGGCCCCGCTGCCCGTCGACGCAGCCATAGCGGGAGCGAGCGCGTCCTCTCCGACGACGCGCTCACCGTCCACGCTGGGCAGCTCCTCCATCTTCGCAGACGGCGAGCGAGAcgccgaggaagacgaggcggTGCGTGGCGACAGCGCAGATGGTGCatcggccaccaccaccaccaccgcagctgctgcgtcgacCGGGGTGAGAGTGCGTCTCTTCCTCTACCAGAACCCTAGCAAGTGGAATGGAGTCTTCGCGCCCTTCGGGCGGGCCAAGGAGGTGCTCGGCGTGCAGCACACGAAGATTTTTGTCTTCGACCAGCGCCACACCATCCTGACCGGGGCGAACCTCTCAGACGACTACTTCGCCACCCGCATGGATCGCTACATGATAGTGGAGGACAACGTCCTCGTCGCGCGGTGGTTTACGCAGCTCGTGCGCACGGCGAATCGCATGTCGCACCCTGTCGTCTGCCGCAAGGAGTTTGCGGAGCAGctcaccagcggcgccgacacctGCGCGAGTCGCACGCCTAACAAGAGTGGTGCGCTGGGGCATTCTTCTGCCGCTTTCCTGTCCTCACgcatggcggcggcaaccGCGAACGGCTCCGCTCCAGAGCCGCTGCAATCTCCATTACGTTGGGTGGTGGAGAAGGTGAGTCGTGCGGTGTCGCCGCCACTGACATCGCTGGTATCGCAACGCGAGGGGTCGCCGACGCTGCATCGCAAGAGCGACCTCGTAATCTTGGCGAACGCGCTCCAGATGGACCCCTCCGTCGACACGGAGGCATTCTGTGCACGGGCcaacgcgctgctgcacgactTTGCCGCGTGGGCACGGCGgctgtgcgcggcggcgaaggtCGACTGGGGCTGCTACGACACGTTTTTGTTTCCTACGGTGCAGGCGGGTCGTGCGGGGGTGTACCACGACAGCGTCATCgtgaagcagctgctgcggctctccACCGCCGAGGATCATATCTTTTTGGCCTCGCCGTACCTGAACATGCACGCGTCCTTCGTGGACGAGGTGCTACACGGCACGAGCTACGTGGACTGCATCACGGCGAGTGTGCAGACGAACGGCTGGAACGGGCAAAAAGGCATGGCCGGCCGCATCCCTCTCTTCTAcctgcagctggagcgcTCCTTCTATTATCTCATGAAGGCGTACAACTGCCTGCGTCGGGTGCACATCCGCGAATTCTCCGTGAAGGGTTTGACCTTCCACGCGAAGGGCTTGTGGTTCATgggccggcggtgctgctcaggcgccgccgccgccgccgcctcccccccaGGCAAAGACGGTGAGGGCGATGCTAGGCAGCGCCACGACgaccgcggcgccgatgccgcggccgcaGACCCGTGCCCACCGGAGAGCATCTCCGCTCCGTACCTCGTCGCGTACGGCAGCACCAACTATGGATATCGCTCCGTTCACAAGGAcgtcgaggcggaggcgttCCTGCTGACCACCAACGACGCACTGCGCGagacgctgcggcaggagCTGCTCTTTCTTCTCCAGCAGTCTGTCCCAGTCACGGAGGCGCAGTTTGTGGGCGCGGCGATGGGCCGCTTCCAGCCTGTGATCTCGCTGATCGCTCACCTCGGCCACGATTTCCTGTAA
- a CDS encoding protein kinase, putative: protein MSGSQLHSATAAATMTSTAVSSASAEPSPPTGSSSTAIMSSSLTALAQQQQRLLVSSLLPCDGPLQYVDPTADGLPGTSPSCAEEHNSCTRPDAAQHDRAVSMRVPHATAHERSEYASNDPGPSPPFLPAAEERLTGRSPDAADATSHLDHDGAADCATSSSSTATASTISMHITETCVLKDTLPAPPMQDQSSSEGGVDATAARYSSSSLVNAGSDATLTMTGMRSATPSSPLKAQSNSLQPKESAKVAIDAVSRGSAGQQPSASGGLTTMMTTATSTNTTTAARGLPRTMLPDTLSACTTMKGPETLSSQAGSLMLPLSDGTPPSCSMKAATAALSGPRREKRRPPSLFSSSPATTSLTVATRPVLITPAVSRQEDRSLTTSVTQTASSVSQTNQPLHGQVQRPPAPLPRTPGAPSPLSSTLVSSALSTHGDGGVEEDADGERLSTLVVRRDLHELAATRLPMNPASYAPVHVKLPAVLPTTSPPLRSGRPAHPIAAQQHRAACESQGGLTGSSGASTAAHHSAAGATTPAAIAPVSTPSSVTMFHYGSFQAGYASTAAAGGAVTPNATPLLSNSSLCGFANYCGAGSLGSGSAPAASLSTATSTAGANRLQPPSAARLSVTGMGGGGGGAVAGVLSPLSLSGAAATARTVRRRAPPPLLFRLRSPVGPAPPSTAVSANDTSGEMTSPGSVAPPSSASRTATSAAAAAASAGACSSVLTTPPLNSRSMGMTMNSGSASDLASTMADRPARGSGCNPPATPARSGPFARAHGSVAQNLNTFSSSTRSGGLVRISHDRRTLVAGMFRVSRDGCLTVRNMLLLNPTRIDAGSATGGAAGPGCTCGSFMGSSTTGTGGGGSRSRPLQLLHPQRSATNYSPVSSNGGLVGRMQLLGPGGGGNDLGGGGGAGGGAGGLGPMTPNTTGSDWYSPHAYHGAGGGSGNTRNMHHSGGGGGGANTTANASFTLFSTSMDTPFSPITYSMDSQRLALPSPLGVHHDRAGAAAGPPPQLLGTVCENTATSHFLGASGSPHQQPQPHDGLLPGSHHVTETNASPTRNLGFGMVTGGAAAAAQQQVATPNSTTALGRPSGGSGGNICHAQLRRQASNGWLPGALGATNTASPPPFAAAGGAGGMLNAGAFTDTDTANSLLLPYADIPTYRGGIASATAGSRVDSPSGHTNPGGFRTTTTAATATTAAAPMMGGSGATQNTSFPPLPPNVVRLRDLDILSTTCGEGASATVFVAIHKPTGRRLAVKRVDLSPLCLGCSSPFLRSGAVSSGRINQLQRIVVRELQVLHLTYRSPFMVKVYNAFFLAEVAALDIVMEFMHYGSLDHLADCLQQHARMVRGSQQERHRLLTGDDDQDDGDGGGHSGRCGSVHGGSPSVPPLLCDAPEAPQVTEGFLKDTSAAGVGRSGTGGDTERRPSITSTSPKLLDSQRTLAERAPPSAPRPCISRVVDTTGSSDVDSIACGSGGVPCHPLTGGYKHIYGSNDSLLLDSYSVKSDCGTDDSESDDGSGLVEEPLGVTERLVAVVGEQLLRGVRDMHSRGYIHQDIKPGNVLVNEHGVVKLSDFGLSQRCDSTGLGIKNDMLTYVPPPSVAPAQSITPLQSPSLTVLPLTGARGRRAPFVWHAQRGSIGAGISGQLGSGMVGTTPPEMGSSAEGLVFSSTTNSLLAQRDGMDVLEAESTSSEEGSGEWDATRRGRSGLNPSSSSSDDAGDCCGTDKYMSPERQRGEPYGKPADIWAVGVTLAEFAVGEYPYDLKDVIDEFDRVSRMDKPVDVLQFNKHRAVPLGTVFADFCRLATLPTASQRPTAQELLEHPFFKQWHRPFNLKDYLAARVPVPSNRLKEDYLAKQRERPPEGQQPAGPPG, encoded by the coding sequence ATGTCTGGCTCACAGCTccacagcgccaccgctgctgccaccatGACATCCACGGCCGTTTCTTCGGCGTCCGCtgagccgtcgccgccgaccgGGTCGTCATCAACCGCGATAATGTCGTCCTCCTTGACGGCACtggcgcagcaacaacagcggcTGCTCGTCTCATCACTGCTGCCATGCGACGGCCCTCTCCAATACGTAGACCCGACTGCTGATGGCCTACCAGGCACCAGTCCATCATGCGCTGAAGAACACAACAGTTGTACGCGGCCTGACGCAGCTCAGCATGACAGGGCTGTATCGATGCGGGTGCCCCATGCCACAGCGCACGAGCGCAGCGAGTACGCCAGCAATGATCCTGgtccttctccccctttccttcccGCCGCAGAAGAGCGGCTGACGGGTCGAAGtcccgacgccgccgacgccactTCGCACTTGGATCACGATGGCGCGGCAGACTGCGCAACGTCCTCTTCGAGCACcgcaacggcgtcgacgaTCTCCATGCACATCACTGAGACTTGCGTACTGAAAGACACACTGCCGGCTCCGCCAATGCAAGACCAATCAAGCTCAGAGGGCGGCGTTGACGCTACCGCCGCGCGGTACAGCTCTTCGTCCCTTGTAAACGCAGGCAGTGACGCAACACTCACCATGACTGGCATGAGGAGCGCCACTCCTAGCTCGCCGCTCAAGGCGCAGTCGAACTCCCTGCAACCGAAGGAGAGTGCAAAAGTCGCTATAGATGCGGTATCGCGGGGCTCTGCAGGGCAGCAGCCCAGCGCAAGTGGGGGCCTGACAAcgatgatgacgacggccacctccaccaacaccaccacagcagcaagagGATTGCCTCGCACGATGCTGCCTGATACGCTGTCGGCGTGCACCACCATGAAGGGGCCCGAGACGTTGTCGTCTCAAGCGGGGtcgctgatgctgccgctgagcgaTGGCACGCCGCCGAGCTGCTCGATGAaggcggcaacagcggccCTGTCAGGGCCGCGCCGTGAGAAGCGACGCCCGCCATCACTCTTTTCAAGCTCGCCAGCGACGACTTCTCTGACCGTCGCCACGAGACCCGTGCTGATCACACCAGCTGTCAGCAGACAAGAGGATCGATCACTCACCACGTCAGTGACGCAGACGGCCTCTTCTGTCTCTCAAACCAACCAGCCCCTGCACGggcaggtgcagcggccgcctgcgcctctgccgcgcacACCCGGCGCACCCAGCCCACTATCTTCGACCCTCGTCTCATCCGCCTTATCGAcgcacggcgacggcggtgtcgaGGAGGACGCAGATGGAGAGCGACTAAGCACGCTGGTGGTCAGGCGAGACTTGCACGAGTTGGCAGCGACACGTTTGCCCATGAATCCTGCCTCCTACGCGCCTGTGCACGTGAAGCTGCCGGCAGTCTTGCCCACAacctcaccgccgctccgATCTGGCCGGCCGGCCCACCCTATCGctgcccagcagcaccgtgccGCATGTGAAAGCCAAGGGGGCCTcaccggcagcagtggcgcatCGACGGCGGCTCACCACAGCGCGGCGGGCGCCACCACCCCGGCAGCCATCGCACCAGTTTCGACGCCGTCGAGTGTGACAATGTTCCACTACGGATCGTTTCAAGCCGGCTACGcttccaccgctgccgctggcggtgctgtcaCACCGAacgcgacgccgctgttAAGCAACAGCAGCTTGTGCGGGTTCGCCAACtactgcggcgccggcagcctcggcagtggcagtgcgccagcggcgtcgctcagCACCGCGACCTCCACCGCTGGTGCCAACCGACTTCAGCCGCCTTCCGCAGCGCGTCTATCGGTGACTGGcatgggtggtggtggtggtggtgctgttgCCGGGGTCTTGTCCCCGCTTTCTCTGTCcggggctgctgcgactgctcgcacagtgcgccgccgcgcaccgccgccgttgttATTTCGTCTTCGTTCTCCGGTCggcccagcgccgcccagcaccgccgtcagtGCGAACGATACAAGCGGTGAGATGACCTCTCCTGGATCAGttgcgccgccctcttcaGCGAGCCGAACCGCCAcctcggctgccgctgctgctgccagcgccggcgcctgcTCCTCAGTGCTGACTACCCCTCCGCTGAATTCGCGGTCCATGGGGATGACCAtgaacagcggcagcgcaagcgACTTGGCGAGCACGATGGCAGATCGACCCGCACGCGGAAGTGGCTGCAACCCCCCGGCCACACCCGCTCGATCGGGCCCGTTCGCCCGCGCACATGGCAGCGTAGCCCAGAACCTGAACACCTTTTCTTCTAGCACCCGAAGCGGCGGCCTCGTGCGCATCTCACACGATCGTCGCACCCTCGTCGCAGGGATGTTCCGCGTGTCGCGGGACGGCTGCCTCACGGTGCGTAACATGCTTCTCCTCAACCCGACCCGCatcgacgccggcagcgccactggCGGAGCGGCCGGGCCAGGCTGCACCTGTGGCAGTTTtatgggcagcagcacaaccggaactggtggtggtggcagcaggaGTCGACCGctacagctgctgcacccgcaGCGATCTGCGACCAACTACTCGCCCGtgagcagcaacggcggcctTGTGGGGCGCATGCAACTACTCGGtcccggcggcggcggcaatgACCTcgggggtggtgggggtgctggcggcggcgcgggtggACTAGGCCCCATGACACCGAACACAACCGGCTCCGACTGGTACTCGCCCCATGCGtaccacggcgccggcggcgggtCGGGCAACACGCGCAACATGCACcacagcggcggtggaggagggggcgccaACACCACGGCGAACGCGTCTTTCACTCTCTTCTCTACCAGCATGGACACGCCCTTCAGCCCGATCACTTACTCGATGGACAGCCAGCGGCTGGCGCTCCCAAGCCCCCTCGGCGTGCACCACGATAgagccggtgctgccgctgggccgccgccgcagctcctgGGCACGGTGTGCGAAAACACTGCGACCTCTCACTTCCTCGGCGCGAGCGGCTCCCCAcatcagcagccgcagccgcatgACGGCTTGCTGCCTGGCTCGCATCACGTGACAGAAACCAACGCTTCTCCTACCCGAAACCTTGGCTTCGGCATGGTGaccggtggtgccgctgcagcggcgcagcagcaggtcgcCACACCCAACTCCACCACCGCACTTGGGCGGCCTTctggcggcagtggtggcaaCATCtgccacgcgcagctgcggcgtcagGCGAGCAACGGTTGGCTGCCAGGGGCGCTTGGTGCCACGAACACGGCCTCACCGCCCCCCTTTGCGgccgcaggcggcgcaggggGCATGTTGAATGCCGGTGCCTTTACAGACACCGACACGGCGAAcagtctgctgctgccctacGCCGATATACCAACCTATAGAGGCGGTATCGCCTCAGCGACTGCCGGAAGCCGTGTGGACAGCCCGTCCGGGCATACAAACCCTGGTGGCTtccgcaccaccacgacagcagcaacggcgacgacggccgccgccccgaTGATGGGCGGCTCAGGGGCGACTCAGAATACGTCGttcccgccgctgccgccaaacGTGGTTCGACTACGTGACCTCGACATCCTCTCGACGACTTGCGGTGAAGGCGCCTCGGCGACGGTGTTCGTCGCGATACACAAGCCcaccggccgccgcctcgccgtgaAGCGGGTGGACCTCTCACCACTGTGCCTGGGCTGCTCCTCGCCGttcctgcgcagcggcgccgtctcgaGCGGTCGCATCAATCAGCTTCAGCGCATCGTGGTTCGtgagctgcaggtgctgcacctCACTTACCGCAGCCCATTCATGGTCAAGGTCTACAATGCCTTCTTCctcgccgaggtggcggcgctagACATTGTGATGGAGTTCATGCACTACGGCAGCCTCGATCACCTCGCCGACTGCCTACAACAGCATGCGCGGATGGTGCGAGGGTCGCAGCAAGAGCGTCACCGTCTGCTCACCGGCGACGATGATCAggacgacggtgacggcggcggccatagcggccgctgcggcagtgtGCATGGTGGTAGCCCATCCgttccgcctctcctctgtgACGCTCCCGAGGCACCGCAGGTTACTGAGGGCTTTCTGAAGGATACCTCGGCAGCTGGCGTCGGCAGGAGCGGTACTGGCGGCGACACCGAGCGGCGTCCGTCCATCACCAGCACGTCACCTAAGCTGCTCGACTCCCAGCGTACTCTCGCAGAGCGggcaccgccgtcggcgccgaggcCGTGCATATCAAGAGTCGTCGACACTACCGGTAGCAGCGACGTGGACAGCATAgcatgcggcagcggcggtgtgccGTGCCACCCCCTCACCGGCGGCTACAAGCATATCTACGGCAGCAATGACAGCCTTCTGCTCGACTCGTACTCCGTGAAGAGCGACTGCGGCACAGACGACTCGGAGTcggacgacggcagcggtcTCGTCGAGGAACCCCTTGGCGTCACAGAGCGCCtggtcgccgtcgtcggggagcagctgctgcgcggtgtCCGCGACATGCACTCCCGCGGCTACATCCATCAAGACATCAAGCCCGGCAACGTCCTTGTGAATGAGCACGGGGTTGTGAAGCTCAGCGACTTTGGGCTGTCGCAGCGCTGTGACAGCACCGGCCTCGGCATCAAGAACGACATGCTGACCTACGTGCCACCCCCCTCCGTCGCCCCGGCGCAGTCTATCACGCCACTGCAGTCACCGTCGCTTACAGTTTTGCCACTGACAGGCGCACGTGGCCGTCGTGCGCCGTTCGTCTGGCACGCTCAACGTGGCAGCATCGGCGCAGGCATCAGCGGCcagctcggcagcggcatggTCGGCACGACCCCGCCCGAGATGGGGAGCTCTGCAGAGGGGTTGGTgttcagcagcaccacaaacagcctgctggcgcagcgcgatGGCATGGatgtgctggaggcggagtcGACATCGTCGGAGGAGGGCTCCGGCGAATGGGACGCTACCCGAAGGGGCAGAAGCGGTCTCAAcccatcgtcgtcgtcgtcagaCGACGCCGGGgactgctgcggcaccgacAAGTACATGAGCCCCGAAcgccagcgcggcgagcCGTACGGCAAGCCCGCTGACATCTGGGCCGTTGGCGTCACCCTCGCAGAGTTCGCGGTGGGCGAGTACCCCTATGACCTCAAGGACGTCATCGACGAGTTCGACCGCGTGTCGCGGATGGATAAGCCGGTGGACGTATTGCAGTTCAACAAACACCGCGCTGTTCCGTTGGGCACCGTCTTCGCGGACTTCTGCCGACTGGCAACACTGCCGACAGCTTCGCAGCGGCCGacggcgcaggagctgctcgagcacCCCTTCTTCAAGCAGTGGCACCGTCCGTTTAACCTCAAGGACTACCTCGCTGCCCGTGTGCCCGTGCCATCGAACCGCCTAAAGGAGGACTACCttgcgaagcagcgcgagcgcccGCCGGAGGGGCAGCAACCGGCCGGGCCGCCGGGCTAA
- a CDS encoding homoserine dehydrogenase-like protein, with the protein MTVVRAALLGFGTVGQGIYSIAQQRREQLKQRLGGVELVIVKILVRDLRKRSRVLPDRCASDAKLLTDDIEDVFRADVQVIFEATVGEEPAFTYLQRAIVEHGCSVITANKVMFARYGAALQELAASCTPTSSFPATRVYVGFEATVAAGVPIIKTLQNMCHVQQVRKIEGIVNGTSNYILTELREHPEKTFEEVLKKAQELGYAEADPTNDVAGQDAFVKLLVMVAIAFGHQPSRSTIPVTGIDTLTPEMLQDARAKGLRYRHVVSAAMEGAATSSCAPKSSAAEEEEAQSRTRPLHERLTCSVKPMLLGPEHPLYHMDGTTSAVSVWTDYLGVVTISGPGAGMYCTASAMMEDYAVWMEAFRRP; encoded by the coding sequence ATGACGGTCGTTCGCGCTGCCCTCCTGGGCTTTGGTACCGTAGGGCAAGGTATTTACAGtatcgcgcagcagcgccgtgagCAGCTCAAGCAGAGGCTTGGCGGCGTGGAGCTCGTCATCGTAAAGATTCTCGTGCGCGACCTGCGCAAAAGAAGTCGCGTCTTGCCGGACCGCTGCGCGAGCGATGCGAAGTTGCTCACGGACGACATCGAAGACGTCTTCCGCGCTGACGTGCAGGTCATCTTCGAGGCGACGGTGGGTGAAGAGCCGGCTTTCACGTACCTCCAGCGTGCCATTGTGGAGCATGGGTGCTCGGTGATAACAGCCAACAAGGTGATGTTCGCCCGGTATGGCGCTGCCCTGCAGGAGCTggccgcctcctgcacccCGACATCGTCGTTTCCGGCGACGCGGGTGTATGTCGGCTTTGAGGCGACGGTTGCTGCCGGCGTCCCGATCATCAAGACGCTGCAGAACATGTGCCACGTCCAGCAAGTGCGCAAGATCGAGGGCATCGTCAACGGCACGAGCAACTACATCCTCacagagctgcgcgagcaccCGGAGAAGACGTTTGAAGAGGTGCTGAAGAAGGCGCAGGAGCTGGGCTACGCAGAGGCGGACCCCACCAACGATGTCGCCGGCCAAGATGCCTTCGTGAAGCTGCTCGTGATGGTCGCCATCGCGTTCGGTCATCAGCCGAGCCGCTCGACCATCCCAGTGACGGGCATCGACACTCTCACGCCGGAAATGCTGCAGGACGCGAGGGCGAAGGGGCTGCGCTACCGCCACGTGGTGAGCGCTGCGatggagggggcggcgacgtcgtcttGTGCACCCAAGTCGTcagcggcggaggaagaagaggcgcagTCACGTACACGGCCGCTGCACGAGCGTCTGACGTGCTCCGTCAAACCGATGCTGCTGGGCCCGGAGCATCCGCTGTACCATATGGACGGTACGACGAGCGCCGTGTCTGTGTGGACGGACTACCTCGGCGTCGTGACCATCTCCGGCCCTGGGGCCGGCATGTACTGTACCGCCAGTGCCATGATGGAGGACTACGCGGTGTGGATGGAGGCGTTCCGTCGCCCGTAG
- a CDS encoding acetylornithine deacetylase-like protein — protein MASLQHVRDMLAKLVSFETVSARTNLPLIEYVQGYLAACGVKHVTVMRSADGIHANLLATLPSADGSVEGGLILSGHTDVVPVDGQKWASDPFVLTERDGNLYARGSCDMKAFIAVCLALVPEWVRAPPRKPVQIALTYDEETTFDGVRQLMRERGSDLKKCEGCIIGEPTMLDLVIAHKGIFYSYITFKGKAAHSSLQTAGYNSIEPAMRVFQKLFEMRDRFAREGPFEEGFNITHTTLCPALTTGGNAINTIPAECSLGFEFRNVPSHPASVIKKEIWDFISAETERVKLACPEGGIDVVKRGEVEPFGGNKDASVVKALMAANPELPKMTKVSFCTEAGEYQAAGINSVVCGPGNIEQAHKANEFVSLEQLDKGLLVVRRVVQLMCGGSEASQL, from the coding sequence ATGGCCTCCCTCCAACATGTGCGTGATATGCTGGCGAAGCTGGTTAGCTTCGAAACTGTGAGTGCGCGCACGAACCTGCCGCTGATCGAGTACGTGCAGGGGTATCTtgcggcgtgcggcgtgAAGCACGTGACGGTGATGCGATCGGCGGATGGGATCCATGCAAACCTGTTGGCGACGCTACCAAGCGCGGACGGCAGCGTGGAAGGCGGGCTGATCCTGAGCGGGCACACAGATGTTGTGCCAGTGGACGGGCAGAAGTGGGCAAGTGACCCGTTCGTGCTGACGGAGCGCGATGGCAACCTTTACGCGCGCGGGTCGTGCGACATGAAGGCGTTCATTGCTGTGTGCCTTGCCCTTGTGCCGGAGTGGGTgcgtgcgccaccgcggaAGCCCGTGCAAATCGCGCTTACTTACGACGAGGAGACGACGTTTGACGGCGTGCGGCAGCTGATGCGCGAGCGGGGAAGCGATCTGAAGAAGTGCGAGGGCTGCATCATCGGCGAGCCGACGATGCTCGACCTCGTGATTGCGCACAAGGGCATCTTCTACAGCTACATCACGTTCAAAGGCAAGGCTGCACACTCTTCGCTGCAGACTGCGGGGTACAACTCCATCGAGCCTGCGATGCGCGTGTTTCAGAAGCTTTTCGAGATGCGTGATCGCTTCGCCCGCGAGGGCCCCTTCGAGGAGGGCTTCAACATCACCCACACGACTCTCTGCCCGGCTCTCACGACCGGCGGCAACGCGATAAACACGATCCCTGCAGAGTGCTCGCTGGGCTTCGAGTTCCGCAACGTGCCGTCTCACCCTGCATCTGTGATTAAGAAGGAGATCTGGGACTTTATCAGCGCGGAGACGGAGCGCGTGAAGCTGGCGTGCCCGGAGGGGGGCATAGACGTGGTGAAGCGCGGCGAAGTCGAGCCCTTTGGCGGCAATAAGGATGCGTCGGTCGTGAAGGCCCTCATGGCTGCCAACCCTGAGCTGCCGAAGATGACGAAGGTGTCGTTCTGCACGGAGGCGGGCGAGTACCAGGCCGCTGGCATCAACTCCGTGGTGTGCGGCCCCGGCAACATTGAGCAGGCCCACAAGGCGAACGAGTTCGTgtcgctggagcagctggacaAGGGCCTGTTGGTGGTTCGCCGCGTTGTGCAGCTGATGTGCGGCGGGAGCGAGGCCAGCCAGTTGTGA